In Fibrobacter succinogenes, one DNA window encodes the following:
- a CDS encoding FeoA family protein, with product MMQEENIRAISLGEMGENSSGNIAKIEGDSRFISRIISIGLTPGSSFTLLKNDGRSPVLVFCRDTVIAVNRRECSQILARVEK from the coding sequence ATGATGCAAGAAGAAAACATCCGTGCTATTTCACTTGGCGAAATGGGTGAAAATTCTAGCGGGAACATCGCTAAGATTGAAGGCGATTCCCGCTTTATCTCCAGAATCATTTCTATCGGACTTACTCCGGGCTCTTCCTTTACGCTTTTGAAAAATGACGGTCGCTCTCCAGTACTCGTTTTTTGCCGCGATACTGTCATTGCGGTGAACCGTAGGGAATGTTCGCAAATTTTAGCTAGGGTGGAAAAGTAG